The genomic window AATAATGAAGATATCATTGAAGCTACTGGTAAAAATCCTAATACCATTCCTGCTTGTACTAATGTTAATCCTAAAGTTTCAACTGCATATGTTGGCCAAAATGTATAGATTGCTATCCATGTTAATGATGTTCCAGGCCATCCAAGAGCTAGTAATAATACATTTTTTTGACTTATAGCTTCTTTTAATGGAGCTAATATAGATTTTTTTTCTTTCTTAACCTCTTCCACTTTATTTTCGTTTTTATCTTTACATACAAATGTCCATAATATTGATAATGCTATTCCTACAAATCCCATAAGTATCATAACACTTCTCCAACCAGTCATTATAGCTAGTAAGAAAGGTATTGCTATTGTTCCTAAAGTTTGTCCAGCTGGTCCAGCAAAAGTTTCAATTCCATTTATGAATCCCATTTTATCTTTAGGAATATATTGAATTTTAAATAAAACTAATACTGACAAAATTCCTGCTGCTACTCCCATAACAAATAATCTTCCTACAAATAACATCACAATATTTGTTGCAAAACCTTGTAACAACATTCCACTTCCAAGTACTAAGAAAATAATTTGTAAAATTCTTTTTGGTTTTGCTTTTGTGATAAATAATGAAATTGGAATTGTTAATAATCCTTTTCCTATCCAAGCTACTGCACTAAGCCATCCTGAAGTTTCTAATCCAAATCCAATCTCTTGTCTCATATCTGGGAGAATAATACCAAAAGCAAAGTTAGATAAATTAGCTAACATAAAAGCTGCCCAACCTATGATAACTATTCCCCATCCTCTAAGTTCGATTTTTCCTGATGTTTCCATAAACTTTTTCCTCCCTATATATTTTATTTTTTTATTCTTCATCCCATTCCATTGCTCTTTTTACTGCTTTTTTCCATCCTCTATATTTCTTCTCTTTTTCCTCTTCACACATTGTTGG from Fusobacterium perfoetens ATCC 29250 includes these protein-coding regions:
- a CDS encoding MFS transporter gives rise to the protein METSGKIELRGWGIVIIGWAAFMLANLSNFAFGIILPDMRQEIGFGLETSGWLSAVAWIGKGLLTIPISLFITKAKPKRILQIIFLVLGSGMLLQGFATNIVMLFVGRLFVMGVAAGILSVLVLFKIQYIPKDKMGFINGIETFAGPAGQTLGTIAIPFLLAIMTGWRSVMILMGFVGIALSILWTFVCKDKNENKVEEVKKEKKSILAPLKEAISQKNVLLLALGWPGTSLTWIAIYTFWPTYAVETLGLTLVQAGMVLGFLPVASMISSLLSPIIAKKIGYDKPIICLSGLVLPISYFAMLQTSNIPLLCLASFISGYAAYSFVPLAFTVLYKIPNLSSEAVSLGTGFIFTLVGLGGALGGSLAGILGSTFGLYKAIALTCLAPFIFFILTLFLDETGEKAQMKKAQEVDK